Below is a window of Xiphophorus couchianus chromosome 1, X_couchianus-1.0, whole genome shotgun sequence DNA.
ACTTCCAAGATGTTtggagacaaacacacacatgtccacacacacacacaaagggaTGACTGGAGCGATCGaggattaaaaatacttttgagcCAAATAccttaaaaacacaacacaaacaaatatgtGGTAAGGACAATGCATTTTGTTAGGAAATTAGAACTTAAAAGACAGAATTCAAGTGCAAGCACCGATTTACAGAATTGCTTCATTGTCCACCTCTCCTGCTGAAGTCGCAGTAAAGAGCTGTTGCAAGGAGGTGTGGAAAACAAACCCAGGCTGAGCTTAACCAGTAAGGATTTTACCTCCAGAACTGGAGCCGCCAAATTCATTTAGATTCTTCAAAAGCTGGGAGAAAGTTAGCTACTGAATCGGATGCAAACATCACGGTGAGTACCGTAGAGATGAATCACCAGGAAGACATTATAATCAGCCTGGTTCTACTAGTTAATCCCATTATAATTGTTTAAGTGCAGCCTAACACCATAATTTCAATAAACAGCAGAGGgaagaaaggggggaaaaaatgtaaattaaattacagcGAGTTTACTTGTCTGTAAACTATGTTGGGTTGGCATGTGTTTTCAGATACTGCATGCTCTGCCACAGCATGTCATGATACTAGTCGAGGCATTGATTCTTTTTACAAATGGCTGACATGCACTGAAGTCAATCGAttggaaaaatgtgaacaatATAAATAGATCCGTACCAATTAAGCCGCATTAACCGCCACCAACCTCTAAAGACGATCGATGGATCGCCATCAACAGGAGCGTTCATCATGGGAACCATGGGAACTCCGTCTGCCCCAGTCTAACCttcaatttagttttcttaTCTTGTTTGTATTCCTCAGGGAGAACGTTACTATGAGTCTGAATTTACACCTAAAACCTGCTAAATGTTGCCCGATCACCACAGCGTTCACTAAAGCCAGCGGCTCTAACGTCAACCCTTATTGCCTGGTGTTAGGTCAGTCGcatcgttaaaaaaaaaacaacaaaaaaaccccataaattGTGAAGTCCAGCAGTGGAaagttatacttttttttttttgtttttcctcagctGTATTTTTATCATCATTGCACAGTTGTTGTTGAAGGAAGATAAACCCCTGGCTAGTAGcttaaaatgttaagaaaacaagaaaacagatcAACATAAACCCAGAAGACATCCCCGTTGCCGTCATTGGTACGTGCCCTTTAAGACACGCTGTCCGTCCCTTCGTTCCtgcgtccgtccgtccgtcacTGTGCTCAGTCTGTGTCTCTAAAGGACCAGCTTGCCAATGATGGCTCCAATCACAAAGAAGAGCAAGCACAATGCGAGGACGCGGGTGCTCAAGCCTTCATCCTTAGTCATGGCCGTGCTAGCCACGGTGTTGGAGTGAGAAGCAGCAATTGGTGAAATCTTTCTCTTCCGCACACCGTCGTCCTCCTGAAGCAAAGAAGAAACACACAAGCTTACTTGTAGGCTGCAAAACCCAGAgactggaggggaaaaaacaaacaccacaaGAAAGGAATGAGGACTGAAGAACATACAATAGGAAGAAAGGAACAAAAGTAGGAAAGACACAAGCAAGGAGGCacagaaaaaaggagagaagacAGACAATTTGGTAGAAAGTAAGGAAAAttgaaaggaggaaaaaaaggaggatATTAGGgagataagaaaaataaagaccCAAGAACAAAGGAAACTGGGTAgagtggaaaaaaggaaaaacatgaaagatccatgaaagaaaggaaggaagggcataagtaaaaacagaataaagcaCAAGGGGAAGAAAGGAGGGAAAGTAGAATGGACAAAAGGAAATAAGGAAGGAAAAGAGGAcaaagaacatttgaaaaaaagtaaGGCAAGATGGaaatgaagagagagagaaagaaagaaaatacaaaataccaAAGAAAGGGGGGGCAGAAGAAAATACAATAggaagaaaagaatgaaaaaaatgtaataatgaaacaaggaaggaaaggaggacTTGAAGGGAGAAGACCAATAATGAAGGACTTAACATTTAGACAATCGAATAGGGATTAAAAGCTGGAAATACCAGCATTCCACCTATACTCtcattgatatttattgtatAAATATGCATTTTCCTCTAAATTAAACTTGaccaaatatttactttaaccTTGCTGAGGCtgagaaatatattttccctAAAGGGAGAGAGGATGGAATCGGCCTGAAACTGTTGAAGCCACCGTTTCAGCGCATCTCACCCggatctgtttgttttcttctcgtAGCCTCTGCACCTCCACCTGCAGCTGCCTGCACTCCTCCATGATCTTCTTCACCTCCCCGTCATCCAGGGAGGCGCTGGATGACTTGGGCAGCGCAGAGTGCTCATTCTTAACAGAGGTAGAGGAAGACACAGGTTTGATGCTTTCACTCTCATGCTGCGGAGAGAGAACGGGTGGGGGCGGCCGGGTGGAATGGCGGTGAGGGAGGAAGAAGGGAAAGTGgaataaggaaaaaaagaaaacatgccgACGCGGCGGGGAGTGAGATCCAGGCACAAGACGTATGAATACAAACATCATGTAATGAATGACTCAGGACACTGGAACAAtactgaaaacatgacaaaaatctATTTCACTAACATGTGACATTTATTGTTGAACTCATTAGAGAAACATCAGTTTCTCTCAGTATAGTGTGAATGACACTTATCTGTGTTTGAAAGAAATGTATGCAATGGCGAGCAAAAATAtctgaatgtggaaaaaaaaacaaactcttactTACAGTTTTGTCATTTCCTATAGGCATCTCAAACGCACATCTTAACTTTGAGTCCATCAGCTCCTCAGGTTTGGCCTCCTTccactgcaaacacaaacaaacaggattCACTTGTCATTCAGTCAGACCTCTTTAATAGCAGCTAAACTGTTGTCCTCAACTCTAAATAACATCAACAGAACtacatttctgcacatttttatttcaggtgaaTGTACAGactgaaagagacagagacacgCTTAAATCCATCTTTAGGTTCGTGAATCAACTTCCAGCTTAATACTCACAACTCCTTCCATGTCGGTCATGTCTCTGGGAGCCAGAATGGACTGCACCATGAATTTATGCTTACTCTTCTCATTGGGGTCGTACTCAAATGGCTGCAGCATGACTGTGGAGCAGAGGAGATGATGAAATACAATCAAAACTGCTCATATTCTACAGCTTGGAAATATATAGATGCCTTGTGAGGAAAGATTTTGAAATCTACACCACAGTGTAGCCagacttttaaaataacaaacccTAAATCTAACAGGAAGAGGACAACTTGAGGACACTGGAAACATgggcttaaaagaaaaaaacaaacacaaatgaaagctctaaaaacaattttaaaaaaagaactaacTTGTACTTTCTATTTTTTAGCCATTTGTAATCATCTTGTTGATCTAAAATACTTGGTTTGCGTTAAAGTGGTCTAGCCTTTTATAGAGCTAAAGACTCTGGAGGAAACTGCATCCTTATAAGAGGAGGCTAGCAAGAAGGTGtctacaaaatacatttaaaatggttTCTTTCTTATATATTACACATAGATACTATAACCCTGGTTTAGACATTAGGTTTAGGAGGCTTTATGTCTGAATAATTCATAGGTTTTAGTTAAGCTgcttaaaacacacaaacactatAACTTCTAAAGTGATGAGATGAAGCTGAGAGAAAAAGCAATCACAgtaaacacagcagcagctttgAAACACATTcaaagctgctgctgaatgTGAAACCATATTTCAGAagatcataaaaaatattaaaataaaaatggatcaaGACTTTTATACTTCCTGACGAGCTCTgccattttatgtaaaaaaagattCCTGACAAAAAAGGATTTATCATTTCAAGACTTCAACGTAAAAGTTGTATTGTGCTAGTGCCTTTTCTTTTACCTTTGCACATTAAGTAGAACTAATATAGATATTTTAGTACTGTTGCAagatgaaatgatcaataaatacaacattttgttCTCTCAGTAGAATCAAATGCTTCTTTAGATGGCAAATGTCGTGTTACAAATCAGGTTAAAGCTCCATTCAGAACATTAAAGCTTGTTACTAGTATGAGGCGTTGGCACAATTTTTCCACGTAAATGAAAAATTCAACCAAATACGTTTACAAACCAGAAACATTTATGGAGGTTCCAGAGTCAATGACGCCGCTGTTTGGACGCACACAGTATCTGCGAGGTGCAGTTGTCTTAActttgaaacaaacatttctgtctgtggGGTTAGTGAGCTTCAGCGTGGCGGTGACAACATCTGTAAATGGGCCTGCAGGggggatagaaaaaaaacaaaccttggTGACTTGAGGGTATGTGTGTTAAATGTcattgaaatgtaaaagttgGATTTTCACTTGGAAAAACTTAATGTAAACAATGAAGAAGATAGTATTTGAATGTCCATTAACTTGTAGTTATTCTTTCTCAAAGAAACCAATCAATTTGCTAGAAAAGGAAATCAGCAAGTAAGATATGAGAAATTAAGATTTTTCTCCATCCATATATCAACACAGAGAACTCCAGCATTTTCAGTCTATAAAATGCATTCAATAGAATGTAATGTGACGCAATAAATAAGACATGGAAACGCAGTTTACACACAGATGAGAAAGATCTAGTAAAACAACTTTGttctcagtttattttaagCTACAACcaatatcaaaaaaaaaaactccagcacgttatttttttattcaagttgtattattattattgaccaaaaaaaagacatcagtatgtgtaggaaaaaaacaaaatcacactttAATGATAAAGCCAAAACAGCAGcatctttaatatttatgtttaatgcCCCACCCCTAGTTGCAAATtgaatgcagcagaaaacaaacacgGAGCGAATCAAACACCTTCTGCTTTCTCTTGGCCTTTAGAGTCTGCTTCTGCTTCATAACTCTTGTTTAAAACTTCAGGTCATCTGGTGCTAACAACACTGACTGTGCTTTCTGCACACTGTTAACACAAAGCATCactaactgtgtgtgtgtgtgtgtgtgcgtgtgtatgtatgtgtgtgcgtCCTCTCTAGTCTCATCTTAGCATTCAAGGATCTGCAACAATCAATCAGAGAGCGCACCCCCCCCCCATTATACTGATCCAATGAAGCTAGTCCAACAATTTCCAGAGCAACAGGAGACAACGACAACCATCTGGGAAAACAATGATCATTAGTAAAACACACGCAACGTCTGATTTTACAACAAGCCCGATTAAATGCAGCAAATCAGGGAAGGAAATCGGGTTATTTAGAAATTAAGAGTGAACGATAAAGCTTTCAGTCTGGGCTTTCAAGCTTAGGTCATTGAGCAATAAGCATGGTAATGTGGCTAGGCAATGACAAACTCTTTGTAGAAAATGCTAGAATACCCGCTTCTTGGTGCGCATGTGTTCACAGCAAAGCCTGTTTAAACAACTGTGCTACACATTAGCCAACTTGTGAGTGTTTCACAGCATCGGAAAATGAATGGTAAAGTAAAAGAAGCGTATAAGATTATTGTAGTAATGGTGTGGACGGCCTGTCCTGACGCTGCAATGACAGCTAGCAATTTACCCGGCTAGTTAGAGCAAATAAACGCCAACAGGTTAACCGTTTCATCCGTCACCAACTAAGAACAAATTTCAGCCATCTTGTGAAGACacaatgagaaaacaaaacaataaaagctgaCACAGATACTGGCTAACGTCTAGAGCTAGCTGCCTAACTTCGGCCCTGCCCTCCGCCTTAGCGTTACCTCTGAATTTGAGTTCCTGTTGCGGCTCTAGCACCAGGACTTGTTCTTGTCTGGCCATGTCCCAGGACTTCTGTCTATTGTGACGGCGAGGACAACAATATAATACCGCAGAAAACctttaggaaagaaaaacaacggGCTCCTGGAGATAACACAGCGGTCCTCTAAAGGAAGCACAATCACTCAGACTGATAGGCTTGCTGACTGAGTGCCACCGACAGCTGCTGGGGAGCTAACTATGCTAGCGGCGGCGGCGACTAGAGGAAAGAGGAGCCTAGCGTGGTGACGTAGCACGACGTTACGCTAACAGGAagtcagctgtttttttaaattaaaatctttattgaaacaaatattacagaacaatacaataaaatacagtgtAATATATTGACAGCCGCCACTGTGCAAGTTTTAGTACTGGTGGAATTTCCAATAGTTTTGATATATTGTTTGACCTCATTTTCTGCACTTCTAAGTAAAAATAACTACCCCAGCAGGGATTGCATAATTACAGTATTAAATTCGGTTTATTGGAATTATATTGCCGTATTTTGTGACAAAATCTTGATATGTCTTTAAATATCCATCAAGGTTGAGCAATTGGGTGATTCTCTGAATTCGGTACATTTTGGGGTCTCAGGTTACTAAAACGTATAGTACcacaaaaaattgtgtttttgaactATTCTATTGAAGTAATCTTGGAACCTCCAAGAAAATATGTCTCCCCAACTtatgcataaaatcccaaacattAATACGAATTTCTTTGTCACTTAGGTTGCTTTAAATTCAACCCCGTAACGGGACAATTTCATTCCTCTATCAGTATAACTcaataacataattaaactaattcTTCCAATTCCTTTGAGATCACCTGTCCCTTGATTAAAATAAGTAATTGTAAATCATAATAATTAGACTGATAAGTAGAATACGGCAACTTGATGTAAAAGCGCCtttcataaatcacaaaaatacactttaaaataaatattaaatcaggcttttttatatttttgactcattctttaaactttgcatACAGTCCAACAATTATTAGTCTAATATTTGCtgttactatatatatattaaaaaaaacataacgtTTCACGTTACGGGGATGAACCCAGTGTAAAAGTTGACCAGACTGTAACGGGGTTGAACACACCGGCTGGCTTAAGAACAGTCCAAAGTTCAACCCCATAACTTTCTTTTGCTGCATTATGTTGCTTGTTTTCAGAAggtctgtttattttcacaacATCTTGTGAGTCAGTATTATTGGGCTGCTACTAGGAGCTGCATAGTCGTTTTTCTTGTGGTTAAAGATCTTTGTAAACCTAATTCTGCCATgaagtgtgaataattttggtctCAGGTGCCAATGCTGACACTTGACGTGATAGAAACGTAGAAATCACGGTGcaaatgtctgagattaacTCCACAAAAACTTACATTTCACTGAGGGCTCCAGGGGAGAGTTGTTGAGTCCAGTGTGTTGATGAACTGCATCTCAGCGCAGTTTATCAGCTGCAATATGGCAGACATGAGGGCCTTGCAGAGGACAGTGAGGGGAGCCAAGAAGGTCACTTGAGTTAAAATCCTCAGATTTCCAAGTTTAAACATCACATCACCTGCTTCACTGAGACATTGTGCAGATTTCTCTGTGTAAAATCCTCATCACGTTAAGGGTCACAAAACCagccataaaaatgtaaattgcaAACTTCTAAATCACATACCCAGACTCCCAGATCCCAAAGGAATCTGGGATTCCCTTTGTGTAGCtatattttcaaaacttgaaAAGTATTAAATGCACTAGGGATGTTGagcataaaaaaaaggaaaagatgtAAGCACTAATCTGAAACACTAATTCGAATAATTCGCAACATGAATCTTATTTGACTCGACTGTATATAACTGGAGGGAACTCTGCCTATTTGACTCAAATGTGTTGGGAGAAATTGGAGCTAATtggaaatgatcaaatttaAGGAACTgacttttttcattgttttagtGTCTCAAAAAAAGAGATTTCTCTCAGATTAGATCTCAGTTCAGTAAATTCAACAAGTTGAAGTCAGACTATCTACACTCAGAATGATAGTTATATAGAGTATACAGTACATATCCCATTTTATACTTATAACCAATGAAAACCTTAAAGgcagtttttaacaaaaaaaaaaaaaagagagggaagCATAAACACTATAAAACTACCTGGCAGACCGCTGTGCCAACCTTTACCTTGATAAAATCATCAACCTGTGGAAACTTCACAATGCATATCAAACAACTTGGTCTCTCTTCTTCTCCATCCAGATTCTGGGGCCTTGATGaaatacaaagtttattttcagcTGTAAAAAAGAACTTTGAATCACTGAATAACAATCCTGCCATTGTTTTCAGTCCAAGTGGAAGCTTCCGACTTTGTCTCTGATTCAGTAGTCTTACAGACTCCAGCAGCTGACGTTTATTCttccacactttttccttccacttaccTTTCCACGATTAAACTTAGATACAACACTCTGATTCTTgagcaatacatttttgctgCTTACCCGATTTGTGAAAGTTGTCTAttctttcataaaacaaaagtattcTCAGAAACTACAAATcaaaagaaagtgaaataaaacatagaaatatatctctgtgtaatt
It encodes the following:
- the LOC114149263 gene encoding vesicle-associated membrane protein-associated protein B-like isoform X2 translates to MARQEQVLVLEPQQELKFRGPFTDVVTATLKLTNPTDRNVCFKVKTTAPRRYCVRPNSGVIDSGTSINVSVMLQPFEYDPNEKSKHKFMVQSILAPRDMTDMEGVWKEAKPEELMDSKLRCAFEMPIGNDKTNEHSALPKSSSASLDDGEVKKIMEECRQLQVEVQRLREENKQIREDDGVRKRKISPIAASHSNTVASTAMTKDEGLSTRVLALCLLFFVIGAIIGKLVL
- the LOC114149263 gene encoding vesicle-associated membrane protein-associated protein B-like isoform X1; protein product: MARQEQVLVLEPQQELKFRGPFTDVVTATLKLTNPTDRNVCFKVKTTAPRRYCVRPNSGVIDSGTSINVSVMLQPFEYDPNEKSKHKFMVQSILAPRDMTDMEGVWKEAKPEELMDSKLRCAFEMPIGNDKTHESESIKPVSSSTSVKNEHSALPKSSSASLDDGEVKKIMEECRQLQVEVQRLREENKQIREDDGVRKRKISPIAASHSNTVASTAMTKDEGLSTRVLALCLLFFVIGAIIGKLVL